One genomic window of Corynebacterium pseudotuberculosis includes the following:
- a CDS encoding ABC transporter ATP-binding protein, which translates to MALVHIQNLSVTSRGTQLLNNVSLDADPGELIVILGRSGAGKSTLLRALAGLIPATGVVEVDGESLSGLPPHQRPIAMMMDQPSLFPHMTVEDNIRFAGDSGTHVAMLSLGIDHLALRYPHQLSTGQQQKVALARALIKQPTLMSFDEPLAHVDTYSSEQLKSQILRTHRRLGCTTFYVTHDINEAFSIADRIIFLSRGEIIQDASPQDMREQPACLDIARHLGASIFVPTTGAVTYSPFGTATAAVTALGANLMIDAHPDLHSDDAMVVVGYPTSATATPTGHQARHLMGATGQVIRNIYMGDHHEVAIETSQGRIVLHCSPDNELAFAAIGDEVLIHCDLEKMWVLPA; encoded by the coding sequence ATGGCGTTAGTACATATTCAGAATCTCAGTGTGACTAGTCGCGGGACGCAGCTGTTAAACAATGTCTCTTTGGATGCCGATCCTGGTGAGCTCATTGTGATCCTCGGGCGCTCCGGGGCTGGCAAGTCCACATTATTGCGTGCGTTGGCTGGTTTGATTCCCGCCACGGGGGTTGTTGAGGTGGATGGGGAGTCTCTTTCGGGGCTCCCACCGCACCAGCGCCCGATTGCCATGATGATGGATCAGCCCTCGTTGTTCCCACACATGACGGTGGAGGACAATATTCGGTTTGCTGGGGATTCTGGGACGCACGTTGCTATGCTCAGCCTTGGTATCGATCATCTTGCGCTGCGCTACCCGCATCAATTATCCACTGGTCAGCAGCAGAAGGTTGCGCTTGCCCGCGCGCTGATTAAACAACCAACATTAATGTCTTTCGACGAACCTCTGGCTCACGTGGATACGTACTCTTCCGAGCAACTCAAGAGCCAGATTTTGCGGACGCACCGCCGCTTGGGTTGTACCACGTTCTACGTTACCCATGACATCAACGAGGCGTTTTCTATCGCCGATCGGATTATTTTCCTCTCCCGTGGGGAGATTATCCAAGATGCTTCACCGCAGGATATGCGTGAGCAGCCTGCTTGTTTGGATATTGCGCGGCATCTTGGTGCCTCGATTTTTGTCCCTACCACCGGCGCTGTCACCTACTCCCCCTTTGGCACTGCCACCGCTGCGGTCACCGCCTTGGGTGCCAACCTGATGATCGATGCCCACCCTGATCTACATTCTGATGATGCGATGGTAGTGGTGGGTTATCCCACGAGTGCCACGGCCACCCCGACTGGCCATCAGGCTCGCCACCTGATGGGTGCAACGGGCCAGGTGATCCGCAATATCTACATGGGCGACCACCACGAGGTGGCCATCGAAACATCACAGGGACGCATCGTGTTGCACTGTTCGCCGGACAACGAGCTGGCATTCGCCGCGATTGGCGACGAAGTCCTCATCCACTGCGACCTAGAGAAAATGTGGGTGCTTCCTGCCTAG
- a CDS encoding extracellular solute-binding protein: MLSRWLRLLAVCVVAIVSAVTVYRTLFPTKTAVTIMCSNDVTVCEQWKHDIAHELGLKVRYVSLPTQEALKRLQTGSHEFDVWVGGPSENYRLAARLGLLQAADLPAADAIPAQFKDPQNRWFGVYASVLSVCSDRDALDRLGVPVPRSWADVMRPELRGWVSAPSPVSSGTGYAMLLSMQAAGLSQEQIARIVDNVDRFTRSGNAPSDVVAHGEAAVAISYEPYCQNKTTRLGRDMEISYPAEGTSFEIASGGVVVQRHTKSAAYEVMNWLLSPSGQTSALRAGLPQIPTNNLVADNISTRLKDSHGIVAVDPTVADSEREQWMSWFSERRI, encoded by the coding sequence GTGTTATCTAGATGGCTGCGATTGCTTGCTGTCTGCGTTGTGGCGATAGTGTCAGCGGTTACGGTGTATCGGACTTTGTTTCCTACAAAAACTGCTGTGACTATCATGTGCTCGAATGATGTAACAGTGTGTGAGCAGTGGAAGCATGATATTGCCCATGAGCTGGGACTGAAGGTTCGTTACGTTAGTCTGCCCACCCAGGAAGCATTGAAGCGGCTGCAGACGGGGTCTCATGAATTTGATGTCTGGGTTGGGGGACCCTCGGAGAATTATCGCCTGGCTGCCCGGTTGGGTCTATTGCAGGCAGCGGATTTGCCAGCGGCGGACGCTATTCCGGCGCAGTTTAAAGATCCACAAAATCGGTGGTTTGGGGTGTATGCGTCGGTGTTGAGTGTGTGCAGTGATCGTGATGCATTGGACCGCTTAGGGGTTCCAGTTCCGCGTTCGTGGGCAGACGTGATGCGCCCTGAGCTACGCGGTTGGGTATCGGCGCCGTCACCAGTGTCCTCTGGAACTGGATATGCGATGTTGCTGAGCATGCAGGCAGCCGGATTGTCTCAAGAACAGATTGCCAGGATTGTGGATAATGTAGATCGTTTTACACGATCAGGTAATGCGCCTAGTGACGTGGTAGCGCACGGTGAAGCTGCAGTGGCGATTTCTTATGAGCCGTATTGTCAAAATAAGACCACGCGTTTGGGACGGGATATGGAGATATCTTACCCTGCAGAAGGAACGTCATTTGAGATTGCCTCTGGTGGCGTAGTGGTGCAGAGACATACTAAGTCGGCGGCGTATGAGGTGATGAATTGGTTGTTATCGCCGTCGGGCCAAACTTCTGCTCTAAGAGCAGGATTGCCGCAGATTCCTACAAACAATTTGGTTGCGGACAATATTTCTACGCGCTTGAAAGACTCACACGGCATTGTTGCAGTCGATCCAACGGTTGCCGATTCTGAGCGTGAACAGTGGATGAGCTGGTTTTCGGAGCGGCGCATATGA
- a CDS encoding MFS transporter produces the protein MFAWLQAPGPAAPLPAEQADRIYPRMRLQVFMGIFLGYAGFYLIRNNISAIAPLLIDESGAIDKPAIGIIGNAVLVSYGLSKFFSAMVSDRSNARYFLPLGLALSALMNLIVAFAPWVSASVGLFATVMFLNGWFQGMGYPPCGRIVVQWFSTSERGWKGSLWNTSHNLGAFGLPILVGIGLSITGQNWRAAYWLPALVALLVAVVAFFLIRDNPQSVGLPPIDDYRNDPAKVAEDTGEKISTKDLVFKHILHNRIIMLLAIANVFVYALRYGVLHWITTYLSEQHHMSIGSGLIGFAAFELAGFIGTVLCGWLSDNMFKGNRSAAISLFTLGAGLSIAAYWLAPVGTPFWLMVIFVALIGGFIYGPVGLIGLQALDLSPRNVAGTAAGFTGLFGYLLGATLASTGVGFLVKFAGWNVTFIVFLVFTVLILVIFQVIWREEKKLVHDRALQLEQGV, from the coding sequence ATGTTTGCTTGGTTGCAAGCCCCCGGTCCTGCGGCTCCGTTGCCGGCGGAGCAGGCGGACCGCATCTACCCACGGATGCGCCTGCAGGTGTTCATGGGTATTTTCTTGGGATATGCGGGTTTTTATTTGATCCGTAATAATATTTCAGCGATTGCCCCATTGCTTATTGATGAAAGCGGTGCGATTGATAAGCCGGCGATCGGCATTATCGGCAACGCTGTGCTGGTGAGCTATGGCCTTTCTAAGTTCTTTAGTGCCATGGTTTCGGATCGTTCCAATGCGCGTTACTTCTTGCCGTTGGGCTTGGCTTTGTCCGCGCTGATGAACTTGATAGTTGCGTTTGCGCCGTGGGTGTCCGCCAGCGTGGGTCTATTTGCTACGGTGATGTTCCTAAATGGCTGGTTCCAGGGCATGGGTTACCCTCCTTGTGGCCGCATCGTGGTGCAGTGGTTCTCTACAAGTGAGCGCGGTTGGAAGGGTTCATTGTGGAATACCTCTCACAATTTGGGTGCTTTTGGGCTGCCGATCCTCGTCGGTATTGGTTTGAGCATCACGGGACAGAACTGGCGTGCTGCGTACTGGCTTCCTGCTTTGGTTGCGTTGTTGGTTGCGGTGGTTGCGTTCTTCCTGATCCGTGATAATCCACAATCTGTTGGCTTGCCGCCTATCGACGACTACCGCAACGATCCGGCCAAGGTTGCGGAGGATACGGGCGAGAAGATTTCCACAAAGGATTTGGTATTCAAGCATATTTTGCACAATCGCATTATCATGCTGTTGGCCATTGCAAATGTGTTTGTTTATGCCTTGCGTTATGGTGTTTTGCACTGGATTACCACCTATTTGTCCGAGCAGCACCATATGAGTATTGGTAGCGGTTTGATTGGTTTTGCTGCCTTTGAGTTGGCTGGCTTTATTGGCACCGTGCTGTGTGGTTGGTTGTCAGACAACATGTTTAAGGGCAATCGTTCTGCTGCTATTTCGTTGTTCACGCTAGGCGCTGGTTTGTCTATTGCTGCATACTGGTTGGCCCCCGTGGGCACACCGTTCTGGCTAATGGTGATCTTTGTGGCTCTTATCGGTGGCTTCATTTATGGCCCAGTGGGTCTGATCGGTCTGCAAGCCTTGGACCTTTCTCCTCGTAATGTGGCAGGTACTGCTGCTGGTTTCACGGGCTTGTTCGGATACCTGTTGGGCGCCACGCTAGCTTCTACGGGCGTGGGCTTCTTGGTTAAGTTCGCTGGTTGGAATGTTACGTTTATTGTGTTCTTGGTCTTTACCGTTTTGATTCTGGTTATTTTCCAGGTGATCTGGCGTGAGGAGAAGAAGCTGGTACATGATCGCGCTTTGCAGCTTGAGCAGGGCGTGTAG
- a CDS encoding response regulator transcription factor, with translation MHRRRVLVVDDEPQMVQIISYALELEGWEVLSAASAQKGWQLLGEYRCDLVILDVMLPDASGYALCERIRASGDVAATPVIMLTALGDTDNRVEGLEAGADDYVAKPFSPKELVLRAQAVVRRSGGIVQQESQEIVVGKVSVNPITHAVAIDGRKVDTTATEGKLLQALVSHPNEVVSVKRLLNQVWDTTATQGGRNMVKSTTYRLRKKLENAGLPADSILSVRGQGYIFHHK, from the coding sequence ATGCATAGGCGCCGTGTTCTTGTTGTTGATGATGAGCCACAAATGGTTCAGATTATTTCCTATGCCTTGGAGCTGGAGGGATGGGAGGTGTTGTCGGCGGCCTCAGCACAGAAGGGCTGGCAGTTACTTGGAGAATATCGGTGCGATTTAGTGATTTTAGACGTGATGCTTCCCGACGCTTCCGGCTATGCATTATGTGAGCGGATTCGTGCTTCGGGGGATGTTGCTGCAACTCCGGTGATTATGCTGACTGCGCTTGGCGATACGGATAATCGAGTGGAGGGGCTTGAAGCAGGCGCGGATGATTATGTGGCTAAGCCGTTTTCACCAAAGGAGCTGGTGTTGCGTGCTCAAGCAGTGGTGCGTCGTAGCGGTGGAATTGTGCAACAGGAGTCTCAAGAGATTGTTGTTGGCAAGGTATCGGTAAATCCAATAACGCATGCCGTAGCGATTGATGGTCGCAAGGTGGATACAACGGCTACAGAGGGAAAGTTATTGCAGGCGTTGGTTTCACACCCGAACGAGGTGGTTAGCGTGAAACGTCTGCTTAATCAGGTATGGGATACCACGGCGACTCAGGGCGGCCGAAATATGGTGAAGTCAACAACGTATCGCCTCCGTAAGAAATTAGAAAATGCCGGTTTACCTGCAGATTCAATCCTGTCAGTACGGGGCCAGGGATATATTTTCCATCACAAATAA
- a CDS encoding sensor histidine kinase, producing the protein MFAALVLTACASACVASLVTAVVIRRRARGHTAAITDEQILAHEIRTPLSLIKGAAELLGQETDPRKCERLAATIGANSTRAIEVAESFLLQTKLNSGSLTLQVSQCDVRGLVRSTAQELRAMSEVPIVVDDPGDPLMIDGDPQLLRHALWNVLNNAARYAGSDSDIVVGVEESSTGVIVTVADYGPGMTARQRQNMFVPFAQFGQEQSQGQGPVGVPSGAGLGMAITQKIVQLHRGSVLVDSIADHGTSVLITLPKNYHA; encoded by the coding sequence ATGTTTGCGGCTCTGGTTCTCACTGCGTGTGCTTCGGCGTGCGTTGCCTCATTGGTTACGGCTGTGGTGATACGCCGGCGTGCCAGGGGCCACACGGCTGCGATCACTGATGAGCAGATCTTAGCTCATGAGATCCGCACTCCGTTGTCTTTAATTAAGGGGGCGGCAGAGCTATTGGGTCAGGAGACTGATCCGAGGAAGTGTGAGCGCTTGGCGGCCACCATTGGGGCGAATTCTACGCGCGCGATTGAGGTAGCAGAGTCCTTTTTATTGCAGACGAAGCTTAATAGCGGTTCCCTAACCTTGCAGGTATCGCAGTGTGACGTACGGGGGTTGGTGCGTAGTACTGCCCAGGAGTTGCGAGCTATGAGTGAGGTACCAATTGTGGTGGATGACCCTGGGGATCCTTTGATGATTGACGGCGATCCACAGTTATTGCGACATGCGTTGTGGAATGTATTGAATAATGCTGCACGTTATGCCGGCTCTGATAGCGATATTGTGGTGGGGGTTGAAGAGAGTTCTACTGGGGTGATTGTGACTGTGGCAGATTATGGGCCGGGAATGACGGCACGGCAGCGGCAGAATATGTTTGTGCCGTTTGCGCAATTTGGTCAGGAGCAGTCGCAAGGCCAGGGCCCGGTTGGGGTGCCCTCTGGTGCGGGTTTGGGGATGGCAATTACCCAAAAAATTGTGCAGTTGCATCGCGGGTCGGTGCTAGTAGATTCTATCGCTGATCATGGAACATCAGTGTTGATTACTCTTCCTAAGAATTATCATGCATAG
- a CDS encoding Na+/H+ antiporter subunit G translates to MFYDLTASALILIASFLIITTLIALLRAPDALTRANLMGTATSIALPLILIASLINDIGNGTFWWGNLIRVIITIAGLLIVLAIGSFLMGRALYGVAKEQQD, encoded by the coding sequence ATGTTTTATGACTTAACAGCAAGCGCGTTGATTCTCATAGCGTCATTTTTGATCATCACCACGCTCATCGCTTTGCTCCGCGCCCCAGATGCTCTCACCCGAGCCAATCTTATGGGCACTGCGACAAGCATCGCGCTGCCCCTTATCCTGATCGCCTCCCTGATCAATGACATCGGCAACGGCACCTTCTGGTGGGGAAACCTGATCCGCGTGATCATCACGATCGCCGGTTTGCTCATCGTCCTAGCTATCGGCAGCTTTCTCATGGGCCGGGCCCTCTATGGGGTAGCTAAAGAACAACAAGACTAA
- a CDS encoding cation:proton antiporter — MFLIASSIGMAATTIGIIATIILMIRTKDQLTRAVISDMVFYSMIGFYIIWCMANHTQINYEIALLAALVGGILPTMSVARIISKGRR; from the coding sequence ATGTTTCTCATCGCCTCCTCTATCGGTATGGCTGCCACCACAATAGGTATTATTGCCACGATTATCCTGATGATCCGTACTAAAGATCAGCTCACTCGAGCAGTGATCTCAGACATGGTGTTTTATTCGATGATCGGCTTCTACATAATCTGGTGCATGGCCAACCACACCCAGATCAATTATGAGATAGCGTTACTCGCTGCACTGGTTGGCGGCATCTTGCCCACGATGTCGGTAGCCCGCATCATCTCGAAGGGACGTCGCTAA
- a CDS encoding monovalent cation/H+ antiporter subunit E produces the protein MLHAIKYAFWLVGQVLIAGWVLTKDTLTGSKNLDPCVVRYPLRVTKDWQITVFAASITATPGTMSITLEEDDSAESSDQRYLLVHAVAGADPRSVLADLAHMEETLAPHVKDLHPDFSAVLDRATWEYPSPKPVFKEDN, from the coding sequence ATGTTGCACGCCATAAAATACGCGTTTTGGCTTGTCGGCCAAGTTCTCATAGCAGGTTGGGTTCTTACTAAGGACACTCTCACGGGCAGCAAGAACCTAGACCCTTGCGTAGTCCGCTACCCACTGCGAGTAACCAAGGATTGGCAGATTACGGTTTTTGCGGCGTCGATTACGGCCACCCCTGGAACCATGTCGATCACGCTGGAAGAAGACGACTCCGCAGAGTCCTCCGACCAGCGCTACCTTCTTGTTCATGCGGTTGCCGGCGCGGATCCTCGTTCGGTGCTCGCGGATCTCGCGCATATGGAAGAGACCCTTGCGCCTCATGTTAAAGATCTGCACCCTGACTTTTCTGCAGTCCTTGATCGGGCTACATGGGAGTATCCTTCACCTAAACCAGTGTTTAAGGAGGACAACTAA
- a CDS encoding monovalent cation/H+ antiporter subunit D family protein, whose product MDYVLPLFVGIPLALVAVSAIAPWRVLRDILALITPIGTGAAGVWLFAYVSEHGTIAHSVGKYVGGVAIPFVGDHFSAIMIITCSVVAFASNWFAIVVGETRSRFYSSLSLMLLTGVMGALLTADLFNFFVFIEVMLLPSYGLMAMTGTWARLSAGRTFVLVNLATSTLLLIGVAIVYGVVGAVNIAALAGAAAGNGPVTVAMGIVVVAMVIKAGIFPVHTWLPRSYPATSSSVMGLFSSMHTKVAVYMLMRIYVVIFDLDTRWVWLIITICILSMIVGAFSGLGEGAMRRVLAYQMVNGMPMILVVLAFASHNAKTVIAAGILYALHHMITVGSLILTSGSVEETYGTDKMSKLSGIAHRDPWVAAVFAAGAFSVVGFPPFSGLWGKVFLILGIADSASWQAWLVIAIIILASFGAFLSMLRLWREVYWGAPMNPQRIPESLRVPWLRLAPGAFLIVISFGMFLFAGPLVTATNDASESLLDVHSYSTAVLHQGEDAPVGVATNNTLQGGR is encoded by the coding sequence ATGGATTACGTGCTTCCATTGTTTGTTGGTATCCCGCTTGCTTTGGTCGCTGTCTCAGCGATCGCACCGTGGCGTGTACTCCGCGATATTCTTGCCCTCATCACGCCGATAGGAACCGGAGCCGCAGGTGTGTGGCTATTCGCTTATGTATCTGAGCACGGAACCATTGCGCACTCTGTGGGTAAGTATGTTGGCGGCGTAGCTATCCCCTTTGTTGGCGATCATTTCTCAGCGATCATGATCATCACGTGTTCCGTCGTAGCCTTTGCCTCCAACTGGTTTGCCATTGTTGTTGGTGAAACCCGATCGCGTTTTTATTCTTCCCTGTCGCTCATGCTGCTCACCGGCGTGATGGGTGCGTTGCTCACCGCCGATCTCTTTAACTTCTTTGTGTTCATTGAAGTCATGTTGCTGCCAAGCTATGGCCTGATGGCTATGACCGGAACGTGGGCACGGTTAAGCGCTGGACGCACGTTTGTCCTGGTCAATCTGGCCACTTCCACATTGCTGCTCATCGGTGTTGCTATCGTTTACGGCGTTGTAGGCGCAGTAAACATTGCCGCGTTGGCTGGTGCGGCCGCTGGAAACGGCCCTGTGACGGTAGCCATGGGGATCGTCGTTGTAGCCATGGTGATCAAAGCCGGTATTTTCCCGGTTCATACCTGGCTGCCGCGTTCCTATCCTGCAACCTCCTCCAGCGTGATGGGATTATTCTCCAGCATGCACACCAAAGTTGCTGTGTACATGCTGATGCGCATCTACGTGGTGATTTTTGATTTGGATACACGCTGGGTGTGGCTCATTATCACGATCTGCATCTTGTCCATGATCGTGGGAGCGTTTTCCGGTTTGGGAGAAGGCGCCATGCGCAGGGTTTTGGCTTATCAGATGGTCAACGGCATGCCAATGATCCTTGTTGTTCTTGCCTTTGCATCTCACAACGCCAAGACTGTGATTGCAGCAGGTATTCTCTATGCTTTGCACCACATGATCACCGTGGGTTCCCTGATCCTCACGTCTGGCTCTGTCGAGGAAACCTATGGCACAGACAAGATGTCTAAGCTCTCCGGGATCGCTCATCGCGATCCCTGGGTGGCCGCGGTCTTTGCGGCCGGAGCGTTCTCAGTTGTTGGATTCCCACCATTTTCTGGGCTCTGGGGCAAGGTATTCCTGATCCTAGGAATCGCGGATTCTGCATCTTGGCAGGCTTGGCTGGTCATCGCGATCATTATCCTGGCTAGTTTTGGGGCGTTTCTCTCCATGCTGCGGCTCTGGCGCGAAGTCTATTGGGGTGCTCCGATGAACCCCCAGCGTATCCCCGAAAGTCTGCGGGTGCCGTGGCTGCGGCTGGCCCCCGGCGCTTTTCTCATTGTTATCTCTTTTGGGATGTTCCTATTCGCAGGCCCGCTCGTGACTGCTACAAACGACGCATCAGAGTCGCTTCTCGACGTCCACTCCTATTCCACTGCCGTCCTCCACCAAGGAGAGGACGCGCCGGTAGGTGTTGCCACTAATAACACACTGCAAGGAGGCCGCTAA
- a CDS encoding cation:proton antiporter subunit C produces MILALTIAILAAGGVYLVLQRGMLRIVIGMTLISHAANLLIVAIGIPAWRGEPFPSITDLSVAADPVPQAFVLTAIVIAMATTTYMLTLSGLGRSDDTEPEEVADEDSPLQTLGRSTTNAELAEDEAHLVRERARRAHQHHADNDINKEAH; encoded by the coding sequence GTGATCCTCGCACTCACAATCGCTATCCTTGCCGCCGGTGGTGTGTACCTTGTGCTCCAGCGTGGCATGTTGCGCATCGTCATTGGCATGACTCTGATTAGCCATGCCGCAAACCTCCTGATCGTGGCTATCGGAATACCCGCTTGGCGCGGGGAACCTTTCCCTAGCATCACTGATCTCAGCGTGGCAGCCGACCCTGTCCCCCAGGCGTTTGTTCTCACCGCCATTGTCATTGCCATGGCAACCACCACATACATGCTTACGCTGTCTGGCCTGGGGCGCTCCGACGATACTGAACCAGAAGAAGTCGCCGATGAGGACTCCCCTTTGCAGACTCTAGGGCGCTCCACCACCAACGCTGAACTAGCCGAGGATGAGGCCCACCTTGTACGCGAACGCGCCCGTCGCGCACACCAGCACCATGCGGACAATGACATAAATAAGGAGGCTCACTAA